In the genome of Drosophila subpulchrella strain 33 F10 #4 breed RU33 chromosome 2L, RU_Dsub_v1.1 Primary Assembly, whole genome shotgun sequence, one region contains:
- the LOC119547390 gene encoding coiled-coil domain-containing protein 34, translated as MAFLGRLNNQGTFIDCEVFCGHQQDSAGCLREDEASVLLPRTKGSRTYIKTYDKESLLRSMGSPSTVRYVGSSVSSSEVNSLDETETSTLRCCSDVSLGHREDEDLALQTESETLCLDLDSPSSSQSSGSSRTPSSTSCSSSASSDKDSTTSMCSWEEAMSRGESMLPPVETPQDLSLPSLHLGSNGYGGSPPLTYTRRLDPIRVQRSAGEAYENWLSGKRRQCQYRLQAEQAAREEQRERIALRQRLAKEKYEQWCQQKAQKANLSSPKSNQIPTAIPARKHSTSVQHHLQEWELQKLRLVEQRRQELRNAELRREQERIIRREQAEQAFNRWMSNVAQRPKPVPASQGIQSLRGTVSNIFINPNQWID; from the coding sequence ATGGCGTTTCTTGGACGGCTCAACAATCAGGGAACCTTTATCGACTGTGAGGTATTCTGTGGCCATCAGCAGGATTCAGCCGGCTGCTTGAGAGAAGACGAGGCGAGTGTACTGCTCCCGAGAACGAAGGGCTCCAGGACCTATATCAAGACCTACGACAAGGAAAGCCTGCTGCGCTCCATGGGAAGCCCCAGCACGGTCCGCTATGTGGGCAGCTCCGTGTCGTCCAGTGAAGTCAACTCGTTGGACGAGACGGAGACCTCCACCCTGCGCTGCTGCTCGGATGTGTCCTTGGGGCATCGAGAGGATGAGGATCTCGCCCTGCAGACCGAGTCGGAGACGCTCTGTCTGGATTTGGACAGTCCCAGCAGTAGTCAGAGCAGCGGCAGTAGCAGAACCCCCTCCTCCAcatcctgctcctcctcggcCTCCTCCGATAAGGATTCGACCACCTCCATGTGCAGCTGGGAGGAGGCCATGTCTAGGGGCGAGAGCATGCTGCCCCCGGTGGAGACGCCACAGGACCTCAGCCTGCCTTCGCTTCACCTGGGTTCCAATGGGTACGGCGGATCGCCACCGCTCACCTATACCCGCCGCCTCGATCCGATCCGGGTGCAGCGTTCCGCCGGCGAGGCCTACGAGAATTGGCTGTCCGGAAAGAGACGCCAGTGTCAATACAGGCTCCAGGCGGAGCAGGCCGCCAGGGAGGAGCAGCGGGAGCGAATCGCACTACGTCAGCGGTTGGCCAAGGAGAAGTACGAGCAGTGGTGCCAACAGAAGGCGCAAAAGGCCAACTTAAGTTCGCCCAAGTCCAACCAGATCCCCACCGCCATCCCGGCCAGAAAACATTCCACTTCAGTACAACACCACCTGCAGGAGTGGGAGCTGCAGAAGCTGAGGCTGGTCGAACAGCGACGTCAGGAGCTGCGAAATGCCGAGCTGCGGCGCGAGCAGGAGAGGATCATCCGCCGGGAACAGGCGGAACAGGCCTTCAATCGATGGATGAGCAACGTGGCCCAGAGACCCAAGCCGGTCCCCGCCAGCCAGGGTATCCAGTCGCTGCGCGGCACCGTTTCCAACATCTTTATAAATCCCAATCAGTGGATAGATTGA
- the LOC119547088 gene encoding probable serine/threonine-protein kinase yakA, with the protein MAFVARRSSDGSVVDRHQVSGRSTLRPLSLSDISDEDSESVLGYTNSTYGAPTVRYVGQGENDIDTESEMEPESKGLAEDHNEDADLHFEDSLEDPADISGSETDSILSFCHQLEEEEANDAMRSGMMDYTDEDTVDYPDDDVDAEDVEDEDQKSMGKGDDATVTDTETVMNFDQDLISLSSFDSCTPTVTQRSEDLDNLSAKTFFKQDVMEDNISSKTFFKQDQLDGLSGKTSYKSAIKDKRQRSPVDLETDQLSSRTYNLSTGGSTRVSNRGSNRASNRLHDGSSLSTCSWSEMYGGALQPADGRSNIVPSLSLASATSDTSTYFKSLEENKERQGQAAFEDWKARKAAQKQKTLMAAKKEQQKREAEAALRQKLSQERFQEWCRRKEEQQQKQLKQQQQQMQILRKKTTTSSQSSSGNSSASSLISGCGSGSSSGVGSSAGPVKKVPPEITNKRIKEWERIKAEQQQIERERQKKLQDNKQKLEAERRQRSQGAWKNWMKQVDKRAKPVPLNQGFDTLRGTISNIYINPVQWVSNIDPQDSGRSR; encoded by the coding sequence ATGGCCTTCGTAGCGCGTCGGAGCAGCGATGGCTCGGTGGTGGATCGTCATCAGGTTTCCGGAAGGAGCACTCTGCGTCCTTTGTCCTTGTCGGATATTAGTGACGAGGATTCAGAGTCAGTGCTGGGATATACGAACAGCACTTACGGAGCTCCCACCGTGAGATATGTGGGTCAGGGAGAGAACGATATCGATACGGAAAGCGAAATGGAACCCGAATCAAAAGGTTTAGCTGAGGATCATAACGAAGATGCGGACCTACACTTTGAAGACTCCCTGGAAGATCCAGCCGATATTTCAGGCAGTGAAACTGATTCTATTCTGAGCTTTTGCCATCaactggaggaggaggaggccaaCGATGCCATGCGCAGTGGCATGATGGACTATACAGATGAAGATACGGTAGATTATCCAGATGATGATGTGGATGCAGAGGATGTAGAGGATGAGGATCAGAAGAGCATGGGCAAGGGTGATGATGCGACTGTCACGGATACGGAGACCGTGATGAACTTCGACCAGGATCTGATTAGCCTGAGCTCTTTTGACAGCTGCACACCAACAGTGACACAGCGTTCAGAGGATCTGGATAATCTTAGCGCCAAGACCTTTTTCAAGCAGGACGTGATGGAGGACAACATCAGCAGCAAGACCTTCTTCAAGCAGGACCAACTGGATGGCCTCAGTGGGAAGACCTCCTACAAGTCAGCCATCAAGGATAAGAGGCAGCGATCACCTGTGGACCTCGAAACGGATCAGCTATCCAGTCGCACCTATAACCTGAGCACTGGAGGAAGTACAAGGGTCAGCAATAGGGGCAGCAATCGGGCAAGCAATCGCCTCCATGATGGATCCTCACTGTCCACCTGCAGCTGGTCGGAGATGTATGGCGGTGCCCTGCAGCCCGCCGATGGGCGTAGCAACATTGTGCCCTCGCTGAGCCTGGCCAGCGCCACCTCGGACACTTCGACCTACTTCAAGAGTCTGGAGGAGAACAAGGAGCGCCAGGGACAGGCGGCCTTCGAGGACTGGAAGGCGCGGAAAGCGGCCCAGAAGCAAAAGACTCTGATGGCCGCCAAGAAGGAGCAGCAGAAACGGGAGGCGGAGGCGGCTCTGCGCCAGAAACTGTCCCAGGAACGCTTCCAGGAGTGGTGTCGCCGcaaggaggagcagcagcaaaagcaactgaagcagcagcagcagcaaatgcAGATTCTACGCAAAAAGACAACGACCTCCAGCCAGTCGAGCTCGGGCAACTCCTCAGCCTCCAGCTTAATTTCCGGTTGCGGATCTGGATCCAGTTCGGGTGTGGGTTCGAGTGCAGGTCCTGTGAAGAAGGTGCCGCCGGAGATCACCAATAAGAGGATCAAGGAGTGGGAGCGCATCAAGGCGGAGCAACAGCAGATCGAAAGGGAGCGTCAAAAGAAGCTGCAGGACAACAAGCAGAAGCTGGAGGCGGAGCGCAGGCAGCGCTCCCAGGGCGCCTGGAAGAACTGGATGAAACAGGTGGACAAGCGGGCCAAGCCGGTGCCTTTAAACCAGGGCTTCGATACCCTCCGCGGCACTATCTCCAACATCTACATCAATCCCGTCCAGTGGGTGTCCAACATTGATCCGCAGGACTCTGGACGCAGTCGTTAG
- the LOC119547343 gene encoding uncharacterized protein LOC119547343, whose protein sequence is MAFCGRINPSGEFIFRDDIFSTSTRIRRSSSSNESPKSISSPDSLPQNTSTRTYAITDYPSPNSTSNWSTIYAGLKRSESQNNLVPPLCLNSPESSLNYLKHIQGIKVDREPEAAYENWYSAKQRQLLERQRRLKEERESQQQRLEERKKLARMCYDQWLKDKARQAANLQVETHLQTAAMKAGLALSKDPLVSASSTLCPSGSANSSAVATNRTIRKVSKDEIRKVVEDWWLKKQRQQQAQREEKRRAMVSRALEEERRKRLAQVAWEKWMSNVDAKPKPVPLNQGLDSLRGTVSQLYVNPTPWMDNLKPSQK, encoded by the exons ATGGCATTCTGTGGTCGCATTAACCCCTCGGGAGAATTCATCTTCAGGGACGATATCTTCAGCACCAGTACCCGCATCAGACGATCCTCGTCGTCCAACGAGTCTCCCAAATCGATTTCATCGCCGGATTCCCTTCCCCAAAACACCAGCACTCGCACTTACGCTATTACGGATTATCCGTCGCCTAATTCTACGAGTAATTGGTCTACCATCTATGCGGGACTCAAGCGATCCGAAAGCCAGAACAACTTGGTGCCCCCGCTGTGTCTCAACTCCCCGGAGAGCTCCCTCAACTACCTCAAGCACATACAAGGAATAAAG GTGGATCGCGAGCCAGAGGCTGCCTACGAGAACTGGTACTCGGCCAAGCAGCGGCAGCTCCTGGAAAGACAGCGGCGGCTCAAGGAGGAGCGGGAGTCCCAGCAGCAGCGATTGGAGGAGCGCAAGAAGCTGGCCAGGATGTGCTATGACCAGTGGCTGAAGGACAAGGCTCGCCAGGCGGCGAACCTGCAAGTGGAGACTCATCTTCAGACCGCGGCCATGAAGGCCGGCTTGGCGCTGAGCAAGGATCCCCTGGTATCCGCATCCAGCACTTTGTGCCCATCTGGCTCAGCGAACTCTTCGGCGGTGGCGACCAACAGGACCATTCGCAAGGTGTCCAAGGACGAGATCCGCAAGGTCGTCGAGGACTGGTGGCTTAAGAAGCAGCGGCAACAGCAGGCTCAGCGCGAGGAGAAACGTAGGGCCATGGTGTCCAGGGCGCTGGAGGAGGAGCGGCGCAAGCGACTCGCGCAGGTTGCCTGGGAGAAGTGGATGAGCAACGTGGACGCGAAGCCCAAGCCGGTGCCCCTCAATCAGGGCCTGGACTCCCTGCGAGGCACCGTCTCGCAGCTCTACGTCAATCCCACACCCTGGATGGATAACCTAAAGCCATCGCAGAAGTAA